From a single Flavobacteriales bacterium genomic region:
- the plsY gene encoding glycerol-3-phosphate 1-O-acyltransferase PlsY codes for MEFPWVYSISAIVVAYFFGSIPSSVWWGKAFYGVDVREHGSRNAGATNTFRVLGWRAGVPVLVIDILKGFIPVRLLPNFSDLEPDTAPWMWLRVALLFAAVLGHLYPIMAKFRGGKGMATSLGGVLAVHPGAALICLIVFLVVFLLSKYVSLGSLGAAITFPIAVALIYHEASAVKVGFAIILCLLVFFTHRENIARLLRGEENKMSFARKNSEDR; via the coding sequence ATGGAGTTCCCTTGGGTATATAGCATCAGTGCAATTGTTGTCGCGTACTTTTTCGGCAGCATACCATCAAGTGTTTGGTGGGGTAAGGCATTCTATGGAGTGGATGTTCGCGAGCATGGGAGCAGGAATGCCGGAGCAACAAATACGTTCAGGGTATTGGGTTGGCGTGCCGGGGTACCTGTGCTTGTGATAGACATCCTGAAAGGGTTCATTCCCGTTCGCCTGCTCCCGAATTTCAGTGACCTTGAACCGGATACTGCGCCTTGGATGTGGTTGCGTGTAGCATTGCTATTCGCGGCTGTACTCGGGCACCTCTATCCGATCATGGCAAAGTTCAGAGGAGGTAAGGGAATGGCCACCTCGCTGGGCGGTGTTCTCGCTGTCCATCCAGGAGCTGCATTGATCTGTCTGATCGTATTCCTCGTTGTATTCCTTCTGAGCAAATATGTTTCGTTAGGGTCCTTGGGTGCTGCAATAACATTTCCAATAGCTGTAGCACTCATTTACCATGAAGCCAGTGCGGTCAAAGTAGGTTTTGCAATAATCCTATGTTTGTTGGTCTTTTTTACACACCGGGAGAATATAGCCCGGCTTTTGCGTGGTGAGGAGAACAAGATGTCTTTCGCGAGAAAGAACAGTGAAGATCGATGA